The Dokdonella sp. nucleotide sequence GCTGAACGCCATGGCCAGCAGGTGCAGGCGATCGTCGGCGCCGCCGGCGGCGGCCTCGAGCGTTTCGAACGCGACCTGCCCGATGGTCGCCGTGAACGCGTCGAGCGCGAACGTACGGCGGATGTCGATGAGCTGCGCAAGGCACTCGCGCGCCTGACCGCCGGCGGTGCCGCCGCGCTCGAACCGGCGCGCGAAGCGGCCGTGCTGGCGCGCATCGACGAACGCGCCGGCGAGTTGTCGCGCGAACTGGCCGCGCGCGAATCGGAAGCGACCGTGGCCAAGTACACGCGCCGCGCCGTGGTCGGTGCACTCGCCGCGGTCGCGCCGGGCAGCGACATCCTGATCCAGGGCGCACTCGGCACCGCCCTCGTGCGCGAACTCGCGCGCATCCACGACGTGCCGGTGCGCGAACTCGATGTCGAAGCCCTGCTCACGCGCCTGGGCCTGAGCGTGCGCAATGCCAGCGCGATCGTGCTGGCGATTGCCGGAAATGCGCTGAAGGCCTTCCCCGGCCTCGGCACGCTCGGTGGCGGCGTGCTGCACGCGATCGCCTATGGCCTGGTGTTCGACAGCGTCGGTCGCGCGGTCGCCCTGACCCTGGCCGAGCACGCACGCCTCGACCAGGCCAGCGCCGAAGCGCACGTGAAGCGCCTGCTCGCCGAACCGGCGGGCGAACGCATCGAGCGCGTGGCCCGCCTCGCCCTCGACAGCCTGCGCGAGCGCGGAGATTGATTCCGCGCCGGAAACGAACTGTCGAGTGGCATGCGCCGGGGCTTTTTGCCAAGCTCGCCGCATGCGCGTCCCGCTCATTCCTGCATTGCTGTCATCGCTGTTCCTGTGCTCCCTGGCACCGGCCAGCGAGGTGCCGACGTGGCGTTTCGATCCGGTGCACAGCCAGGTCGTGTTCTTCGTCGACCATCTCGGCTTCTCCAAGGCGATCGGCCGCGCCCGCGTCGACAGCGGCCGCCTTGCCTTCGACCCCGAGGACTGGAGCACGGCCTCGATCGACGTCACCATCGCCCTCGACACGCTCGACATGGGCGAGCCGAAATGGACCGCGACCGTCAGGTCCGCACAGTTCCTCGACGCGGATCGCTGGCCGGGCGCGCGCTTCCGCAGCACGGCGGTTGAGCAGACCGGCGCCAATGCCCTGCGCGTGCATGGCCTGCTCTCGCTGCACGGTCGCGAGCAGCCGCTGACGATCGAGGCGACCCTGAACCGGGTCGGTCGCGACCCTTACACGCGCAAGCACAAGGTCGGCTTCAGCGCCCGCGCGAAGCTCGACCGCTTCGCTTTCGGCATCGAACGCTACCGTGACGCCGTCGGCGCCGAGGTCGATCTGCGCATCGAGATCGAGGCCGTGCGCACCGGCCGCAACGCAAAGGAGAACAACGATGACATTGCGCAGTGACCAACGCCGCTGGGGCGGCGTGGCGAAGACGTTCCACTGGCTGATGGCGCTCGGCATCGTCGGTGCCGGCGTGCTTGGCCTGGTCATGACCGGCATGGAGCGCGGCATGGCCAAGCTCAATGCCTTCGCGCTGCACAAGTCGATCGGCCTGACCGTGCTCGCCCTGTTCGTGCTGCGCCTGGCCTGGCGCTTCTTCGACCGTCGCCCGGCCGACCTGCCGATGCCGCGCATCCAGCGCATCACCGCACATGCGGTGCACGGAGTGCTGTACCTGTTCATGCTGGCGATCCCGTTGTCGGGCTGGATCTACAATTCGGCGCGCGGCTATCCACTGCAATGGTTCAAGCAGTTCAACCTGCCGGCCCTGGCCGAGAAGAGCGATGACCTCGCGCAACTGGCGATCGGCGTGCACGTCTGGCTGTTCTGGCTGCTCGTCGTCGTGCTGGCCGCCCATGTCGGCGGCGCCCTGTTGCATCATTTTTTCGAGCGCGACGACACCCTGCGCCGCATGTTGCCGTTCGCGCGCCTGCGCGCAACACCTCCCGGAGATGCACCATGAACAAGTCGCTCATTCTCGCCCTCGTGGCCATGCTCGCCGCACCCGCGTTCGCCGTCGACTACAGCGTCGGCGCGAACAGCACGCTGGGCTTCCGCGCCGATTTCCAGGGCGAGAAGTTCGATGGTCGATTCCAGCGTTTCGATGCCACGATCCGCTACGACGCCGATGATCTGGCCAACTCGAAGTTCGATGTCGACATCGACCTCGCCAGCGCCGTCACCGGTGACAGCGACCGCGACGAATCCCTGCCCGGCAAGGATTTCTTCCACGTGGCCAAGTTTCCGAAGGCCCATTACACGACCACCGGCTTCCGCAGGAACGGCGACACCGTCATTGCCGACGGC carries:
- a CDS encoding YceI family protein, whose protein sequence is MRVPLIPALLSSLFLCSLAPASEVPTWRFDPVHSQVVFFVDHLGFSKAIGRARVDSGRLAFDPEDWSTASIDVTIALDTLDMGEPKWTATVRSAQFLDADRWPGARFRSTAVEQTGANALRVHGLLSLHGREQPLTIEATLNRVGRDPYTRKHKVGFSARAKLDRFAFGIERYRDAVGAEVDLRIEIEAVRTGRNAKENNDDIAQ
- a CDS encoding cytochrome b; its protein translation is MTLRSDQRRWGGVAKTFHWLMALGIVGAGVLGLVMTGMERGMAKLNAFALHKSIGLTVLALFVLRLAWRFFDRRPADLPMPRIQRITAHAVHGVLYLFMLAIPLSGWIYNSARGYPLQWFKQFNLPALAEKSDDLAQLAIGVHVWLFWLLVVVLAAHVGGALLHHFFERDDTLRRMLPFARLRATPPGDAP
- a CDS encoding YceI family protein, translated to MNKSLILALVAMLAAPAFAVDYSVGANSTLGFRADFQGEKFDGRFQRFDATIRYDADDLANSKFDVDIDLASAVTGDSDRDESLPGKDFFHVAKFPKAHYTTTGFRRNGDTVIADGTLDLKGTSKPVSLVVKFAASGDTATLEVTTTLKRLDFDVGSGDYADTSTIGNDVAVTGRLELTAK